One stretch of Clavibacter michiganensis DNA includes these proteins:
- a CDS encoding ABC transporter permease subunit: protein MTATSTTYAPAPVTTGRPTLPRLMRSEWIKLRTLRSTVWCFALEFLLLAGFAALFTPFVVDQLRDQLALPGVPASDLMVSVGFSGLTLSMLVAGVLGVLVISGEYSTGMIRSSFSAAPRRLGVIAAKAIVYTGVTFLVTAIAVATALLTAHGYFAAAGADVDLLTRDVLLSALGGVLFVVLIGMMGFGFGLLLRNGAAGIGALVGLVLVVPIVGSLLGGVLDWVADLEPYFPLSAGNRLYSSGTGAPGELEFWQALLVMLGWVVVILVPALILAKKRDA, encoded by the coding sequence ATGACCGCCACCAGCACGACCTACGCGCCCGCCCCGGTGACCACGGGCCGGCCCACGCTCCCCCGTCTCATGCGCTCCGAGTGGATCAAGCTGCGGACGCTGCGCTCCACCGTCTGGTGCTTCGCGCTCGAATTCCTCCTGCTGGCGGGCTTCGCGGCGCTCTTCACGCCGTTCGTGGTGGACCAGCTACGCGACCAGCTGGCCCTCCCCGGCGTTCCCGCCTCCGACCTGATGGTGTCCGTCGGCTTCAGCGGTCTCACCCTCTCGATGCTGGTCGCGGGCGTGCTCGGCGTGCTGGTCATCAGCGGCGAGTACTCCACCGGGATGATCCGCTCGTCCTTCAGCGCCGCGCCCCGCCGACTCGGGGTGATCGCCGCGAAGGCCATCGTCTACACGGGCGTCACGTTCCTCGTCACCGCCATCGCGGTGGCGACCGCCCTCCTGACCGCACACGGCTACTTCGCGGCGGCCGGCGCGGACGTCGACCTGCTCACGCGCGACGTCCTCCTCTCCGCGCTCGGCGGCGTGCTCTTCGTCGTGCTCATCGGAATGATGGGATTCGGCTTCGGTCTGCTGCTGCGCAACGGCGCCGCCGGGATCGGCGCCCTCGTGGGCCTCGTGCTCGTCGTGCCCATCGTCGGCTCGCTGCTCGGCGGCGTGCTCGACTGGGTGGCGGATCTCGAGCCCTACTTCCCCCTCAGCGCGGGCAACCGGCTCTACAGCTCCGGCACCGGCGCGCCCGGCGAGCTGGAGTTCTGGCAGGCGCTGCTCGTCATGCTCGGCTGGGTCGTCGTGATCCTCGTGCCCGCTCTGATCCTCGCCAAGAAGCGGGACGCCTGA
- the clpS gene encoding ATP-dependent Clp protease adapter ClpS, with protein MTTTAADARAAHALPVARRAADPPAGDPGSGTRTGSDTGLLERAATPPVWSCVVWNDPVNLMTYVSYVFRSYFGFPRERADELMLRVHEDGRAVVATGIREEIERHVLAMHGYGLWATLERVDA; from the coding sequence ATGACCACCACCGCTGCGGACGCGCGGGCCGCCCACGCCCTCCCGGTCGCTCGCCGCGCTGCCGACCCGCCCGCGGGCGACCCCGGCTCCGGCACGCGCACGGGATCCGACACGGGCCTCCTCGAGCGCGCGGCGACGCCGCCGGTGTGGAGCTGCGTGGTCTGGAACGACCCCGTCAACCTCATGACCTACGTCTCGTACGTGTTCCGCAGCTACTTCGGCTTCCCCCGCGAGCGCGCCGACGAGCTGATGCTCCGGGTGCACGAGGACGGCCGGGCCGTGGTCGCGACGGGGATCCGCGAGGAGATCGAGCGCCACGTGCTCGCGATGCACGGCTACGGCCTGTGGGCCACGCTCGAGCGGGTGGACGCGTGA
- a CDS encoding ATP-binding cassette domain-containing protein: MIVAENLTKRYGAKTAVDGVSFTVQPGMVTGFLGPNGAGKSTTMRMIVGLDSPTSGSVTVNGRRYRDLQAPLHEVGALLDAKAVHTGRSAFNHLLAMAATHGIPRSRVDEVIEMTGLQPVAKKRVGGFSLGMGQRLGIAVALLGDPRTLILDEPVNGLDPEGVMWVRNITRYLAGQGRTVLLSSHLMSEMAQTADHLIVLGRGRVLADAPVAAVVAGATSAVVRVRSPHADQLGQAVARPDVVVTSVERDVIEITGLTAAQVGDAAMSAGVVLHELTPVTASLEDAYLSLTQGDVEYHSAAVGQTEQEIAR; this comes from the coding sequence ATGATCGTCGCTGAGAACCTGACCAAGCGCTACGGCGCGAAGACCGCCGTGGACGGCGTGAGCTTCACCGTCCAGCCGGGCATGGTGACCGGATTCCTCGGTCCGAACGGTGCCGGCAAGTCCACCACGATGCGCATGATCGTCGGGCTCGACAGCCCCACGTCCGGCTCCGTGACCGTCAACGGCCGCCGCTACCGCGACCTCCAGGCGCCGCTCCACGAGGTCGGCGCGCTCCTCGATGCCAAGGCCGTGCACACCGGCCGCTCGGCCTTCAACCACCTGCTCGCCATGGCGGCCACGCACGGGATCCCGCGCTCGCGGGTGGACGAGGTCATCGAGATGACGGGCCTCCAGCCCGTCGCCAAGAAGCGCGTCGGCGGCTTCTCCCTCGGCATGGGGCAGCGCCTCGGCATCGCCGTCGCGCTCCTCGGGGATCCCCGCACGCTGATCCTCGACGAGCCCGTCAACGGCCTCGACCCCGAGGGGGTCATGTGGGTGCGCAACATCACGCGCTACCTGGCCGGCCAGGGCCGCACCGTGCTCCTCTCCTCCCACCTCATGAGCGAGATGGCGCAGACCGCCGACCACCTCATCGTCCTCGGACGCGGTCGCGTGCTCGCCGACGCGCCCGTCGCGGCGGTGGTCGCCGGGGCCACGAGCGCCGTCGTCCGCGTCCGCTCGCCGCATGCCGACCAGCTCGGCCAGGCCGTGGCGAGGCCGGACGTCGTGGTCACCAGCGTCGAGCGCGACGTGATCGAGATCACCGGGCTCACGGCCGCGCAGGTCGGCGACGCGGCGATGTCCGCCGGGGTCGTGCTCCACGAGCTCACGCCCGTCACCGCGTCCCTCGAGGACGCCTACCTGTCGCTCACGCAGGGCGACGTCGAGTACCACAGCGCCGCAGTCGGCCAGACCGAGCAGGAGATCGCACGATGA
- a CDS encoding sensor histidine kinase, which produces MARHPRVVDATIAVLYALISISATSPTAGPGTSVPGYIAQAALIVVAAAALLFRRSRPVAVLAVSAAAAVAVAAISGSYDGGAVPLALYAVAVHGSSRRAWCGLAGVSVLTAVVVPLTVGTGPLDLTTASLLLVSLIPPLIATLIGTNVGGRKRYVEALQDLAVQLARERDQQARLATAAERTRIAREIHDIVAHGITVMVTLADGAAASAVARPELARDAMREVAETGRTSLSEMRRMLGVLAEEPGAGDAVPPSLRAPQPGHADLPALVDSFRSTGLPVRFTSTGGPPDDPGRQLAVFRVVQESLTNVLRYAPNADRVEVRVDHRPEEIIVEVTDDDLTGPVVPPVPGSGRGLVGVAERMAVYGGTATAGRRENGGWRVLATMPSGLHDVRPGDASRAADPTTSPRIQEDR; this is translated from the coding sequence ATGGCGCGGCACCCGCGCGTGGTCGACGCCACCATCGCCGTCTTGTACGCGCTGATCTCCATCAGCGCCACATCTCCGACAGCCGGCCCCGGCACCTCGGTCCCGGGGTACATCGCGCAGGCCGCGCTCATCGTCGTCGCGGCCGCGGCCCTGCTGTTCCGACGCTCCCGGCCGGTCGCGGTGCTGGCCGTGAGCGCGGCCGCCGCCGTGGCCGTCGCCGCGATCTCCGGCTCCTACGACGGCGGCGCCGTGCCGCTGGCCCTGTACGCCGTGGCCGTGCACGGGTCGTCGCGACGCGCCTGGTGCGGGCTGGCCGGCGTGTCCGTCCTCACGGCCGTGGTCGTGCCGCTCACCGTCGGGACGGGACCGCTGGACCTCACCACGGCGAGCTTGCTTCTGGTCAGCTTGATCCCCCCGCTCATCGCGACGCTCATCGGGACGAACGTGGGCGGACGCAAGCGCTACGTCGAGGCGCTGCAGGACCTGGCCGTGCAGCTCGCGCGCGAGCGCGACCAGCAGGCGCGGCTCGCCACGGCGGCGGAGCGGACGCGGATCGCGCGCGAGATCCACGACATCGTCGCGCACGGGATCACCGTCATGGTGACGCTCGCCGACGGGGCGGCCGCGAGCGCCGTCGCCCGGCCGGAGCTCGCCCGTGACGCGATGCGCGAGGTCGCCGAGACCGGTCGCACCTCGCTCTCCGAGATGCGCCGCATGCTGGGCGTCCTCGCCGAGGAGCCCGGCGCGGGCGACGCCGTCCCGCCGTCGCTCCGCGCGCCGCAGCCCGGGCACGCCGACCTCCCCGCCCTCGTCGACTCGTTCCGGTCCACGGGCCTCCCCGTGCGCTTCACGAGCACGGGCGGGCCCCCGGACGATCCCGGACGCCAGCTCGCCGTCTTCCGCGTCGTGCAGGAGTCGCTGACGAACGTGCTCCGCTACGCGCCGAACGCCGACCGGGTCGAGGTGCGGGTCGACCACCGGCCGGAGGAGATCATCGTCGAGGTCACCGACGACGACCTCACGGGACCCGTCGTGCCGCCCGTCCCCGGCAGCGGCCGCGGGCTCGTCGGCGTCGCCGAGCGCATGGCCGTCTACGGCGGCACCGCGACGGCCGGACGCCGCGAGAACGGCGGCTGGCGCGTGCTGGCCACCATGCCCAGCGGGCTCCATGACGTCCGTCCCGGCGACGCGTCACGGGCCGCGGACCCGACGACCAGCCCCCGCATCCAGGAGGACCGATGA
- a CDS encoding response regulator transcription factor: MTDPRTPVRVLIVDDQALVRMGFRMVLDAEPGIEVVGEAADGRAAVDRTGELAPDIVLMDVRMPGMDGIEATAEIVARHPATRVIVLTTFDLDEYAFAGLRAGASGFLVKDTRPEHLMEAIRAVADGDAAISPRVTRRMIELLGPAMPPTGGAAGTGEGAADPRLRPLTSRELEVLTALAEGLTNQEIAGRLFLSESTVKTHVGRVLAKLEVRDRVQAVILAYDCGLVRPGA, translated from the coding sequence ATGACCGACCCCCGCACACCCGTCCGCGTGCTCATCGTGGACGACCAGGCGCTCGTGCGCATGGGCTTCCGCATGGTGCTCGACGCCGAGCCCGGGATCGAGGTGGTGGGCGAGGCCGCCGACGGCCGCGCCGCCGTGGACCGCACCGGCGAGCTCGCCCCCGACATCGTGCTCATGGACGTGCGCATGCCCGGCATGGACGGGATCGAGGCCACCGCCGAGATCGTCGCCCGCCACCCGGCGACGCGCGTCATCGTGCTGACCACGTTCGACCTCGACGAGTACGCGTTCGCGGGGCTGCGCGCCGGCGCGAGCGGGTTCCTCGTGAAGGACACGCGGCCCGAGCACCTGATGGAGGCGATCCGCGCGGTCGCGGACGGCGACGCCGCCATCTCGCCCCGGGTGACGCGCCGCATGATCGAGCTGCTCGGGCCGGCGATGCCCCCGACCGGCGGGGCGGCCGGAACCGGGGAGGGCGCAGCCGACCCGCGGCTGCGGCCGCTGACCTCGCGCGAGCTGGAGGTGCTCACGGCGCTGGCCGAGGGGCTCACGAACCAGGAGATCGCGGGGCGGCTGTTCCTGTCGGAGTCGACGGTGAAGACCCACGTGGGCCGGGTGCTCGCGAAGCTCGAGGTGCGGGACCGGGTGCAGGCCGTGATCCTCGCGTACGACTGCGGGCTCGTGCGGCCCGGTGCATGA
- a CDS encoding DUF2017 family protein, translating into MRAFRARPDDTVAAHLEPHEVAMLRGLLGELGGILEEGTAPGGATDGAAPSPVVERLLPDAYPDDAEASAEFRRFTASDLSEAKAANATAVEATLAEADARGAGRRGLLVVLDPTGAQAWLRTLNDLRLAISVPLRIDEAEGWRDRAPEESASLYDWLTFAQGSLIEAVDR; encoded by the coding sequence GTGAGGGCCTTCCGCGCGCGCCCGGACGACACGGTCGCCGCCCACCTCGAGCCGCACGAGGTCGCCATGCTGCGCGGCCTCCTCGGCGAGCTCGGCGGGATCCTCGAGGAGGGCACCGCGCCCGGCGGCGCCACGGACGGCGCCGCCCCCTCCCCCGTCGTCGAGCGCCTGCTGCCCGACGCCTACCCGGACGACGCCGAGGCGTCCGCCGAGTTCCGGCGCTTCACGGCGTCGGACCTCAGCGAGGCCAAGGCCGCGAACGCCACCGCCGTCGAGGCCACGCTCGCGGAGGCGGACGCGCGCGGGGCCGGCCGGCGGGGGCTCCTCGTGGTGCTGGATCCGACGGGAGCGCAGGCCTGGCTCCGCACGCTCAACGACCTCCGGCTCGCGATCTCGGTGCCGCTGCGCATCGACGAGGCCGAGGGCTGGCGCGACCGCGCGCCGGAGGAGAGCGCGAGCCTCTACGACTGGCTGACGTTCGCGCAGGGATCGCTCATCGAGGCCGTCGACCGCTGA